A region of the Thalassoroseus pseudoceratinae genome:
TCAAGGACGTTGACTCCGAACCGGTTGCCGAACCATCGACTGTCGAAGCCATTCCCGTGGCCGTTTGCGGTCAGTTCAATGTGCCGACGGAAGGTGGCATTCCGCAGGCTGTTGATCCCGAGTCCGCATTCCCGGGTTCGGCGTAATCTCCAAGTTCTGTCTAACTCAACCGTCCGGAAGCGGTAGTGGTCCGACAAGTGGGCTCGGTTCCAGACGAGGAAAACGAATCATTTCGCAGGAAGGACGTGTCGCGATGATGGAGCCAGATAACGGTCAATGGCCAATGCTGCCCGGTGGTGAGACGATGTCGGGAGCGGAGTCCGTCGATCGGTTCAGCCCCATGATGCGGGCCCGTGGCGACTACCAACGTCAACGGCAAATGACGATTGGCGACTTGCTGTTGGAGAACCGGATCATCTTCTTGGACGGGGTGATCAACGATCCTGTCGCCAACCTGGTTGTGATGAAGTTGCTCTACCTTCAGAGTGAGAATCGTCACCAAGACGTGCACTTGTATGTCAACTCACCGGGTGGTTCGGTGACCGCGACGATGGCGATGTACGACACGATGCAGTTTCTGGAGTGTGACATCGCCACGTACTGCGTTGGGCTGGCCGCGAGTGGTGGTGCCATCATTTTGGCCGGTGGCACCAAAGGAAAGCGGTATGCACTGCCGCATTCCAAAATGATGATTCACCAACCCTACGGTCAGGTTGGTGGGCAGGTCTCCGACATTGAGATTCAAGCGAAAGACATCATCGATACTCGTCAGACTCTCAATGAGGTCCTGGCGAGTCACACCGGACAGCCGATCGACATCATTGCACGAGACACCGATCGGGACCGTTACTTGACGGCTACCGAGGCCAAAGAGTACGGCCTTGTCGATGAGGTGCTTTCGCGATCAGATAAGAGCAAGAAAGACAGTGAATAAGAAGCGGCAGTTTGCAGACGAAAACAGGGCAAGTAATTCTGCTCGCCCTGAATAATATTTCGTTGTTGCGTTAGCCGTCTTTGTCCGCGGGCTGCCGATTCGACCCGCGTGAAATTTGTATTTCCATTCCGGCTCGGCCGGTACGGGAGGAGCCCCAGTGACCGTTCTCGTTCCTTATGTGATTGAAAAAAGTGGCCGCGAAGAGCGGGCCATGGATATTTACAGCCGGCTCCTCAAGGACCGGATTATCATCTTGGGAAGCCAAGTCAACGATCAGGTCGCCAACAGTTTGGTGGCTCAGATGTTGTTCTTGCAGTTCGAAGATGACAAAGCCGACATCCACCTTTACGTCAACTCGCCAGGTGGAGCGATCACAGCGGGTATGGCTATCTATGACACGATGCAGTACATCACTTGTGACGTGAATACCTATTGCATCGGTCAAGCGGCCAGCATGGGGGCCGTCCTGCTGACTGCCGGAGCCAGTGGGAAACGGAATGCCCTGCCGAACAGTCGAATCATGATTCACCAACCGCTCGCCGGTATGGAAGGGACTGCGGCAGAGTTGGAAATTCACGCGAAGGAAGTCCTTCGGGTCAAGCGACGAATGAACGAGATCCTCCAGAAGCACACGGGACGAGATCTGGAAGAACTCGAACGCGATACCGACCGCGATCGTTTCATGACAAGTGAAGAAGCCAAAGAGTATGGCTTGATCGACAATGTTCTCGAACACCTCGAGGTTCCGCCTCCAAGCGAAGGGTAGGCGAATCCGTCGCTGCACAATCTGCTGTTGATTGAATTTTCGAAATACGGTATCTAACCGGCGCCGAACGATCTCTCTCTCCGATTCGGCGTTCTTCGATTATGACCATTCAACCACAGACGGGCGCGACATGAGGTACGCTCTGTACGTGTTAATGCACGGACTCCTCCTGGCGTTCTGCGGATGCGCTTCACGAGGCAACGTAGAACTTTTGGAATCTGAGCTGCGGCAGCAAGAGGACCGGTACTACGCGCTGAGTCACGAACTCCAAGCGGTGCGGTCGGAATTGGAAATTGCCCGCGAAGAGGCCGAGCTGCTACGGACCCGGCAAGTCAATCATTCCGGCACCGCATTGTTACCAGAGCAGACACGTTCGTTAGTACGGATGTCTGAACTGGGCATCAGCAAGCTCTTTACCGGCGGGCTCGATCGCGATGATCAACCAGGTGATGAAGCGTTTGCTGTCTTGTTGAATCCGTTGGACGACGATGGTGAAGTCATCAAGCTGCCCGGTCAAGTGGACATGGTGCTGCTTGATTTTGCTTCCAATGAAGACGGTGAGCCAATCGGTCGTTGGAGTTTCTCCACCGAAGAAACTCGCGAGCATTGGCACGCCGGATTGTCCCAAGGTTTTCTGTTTCGACTTCCTTGGCAGCAGAGGCCGGCCGGCAGCAAACTGATCGTACACGCGCGAATGACGACTCCTGATGGACGGGACTTCCTGGCGTCTCATCCGTTTCAGATCACACCTCCGAGCGGCGCGGTTCCACCGGGAACGCAGTTGGCGTTGCCGCCAGTTCCACGCGAAAGAATGCCGCAGCAAAGTGCGGTCGTCCCAGAGCCGATGCCAACTCCGGATGCCGAGCCGAAGATTGAAGTTGCAGAAGCCGAACCGGTCTTCGATCTTTCACCACCACCCAGCAAGCTTGTGATTGACGAAGTCGAAGCCGAACCCATTCCGGACCTGCCAGCCGTCACAATGGTCGACGATCCGTCGGATTCTGAAGTCACTGAACCAATCGAAGAAGCGGAACTTGCTCCGCCGTTTCCGGTGCATTTGAACGCACTTGAAAAGGCGAAGATCCCCAGTGAACCGGTTGAGCTCCCCTTCCCTCCGATGCCGAGTGACTCGTCCGAATCAATCGGGACCGCTTCGGTGCAACTGACAGCGAGCAATCCAGAGGACGGAAAGCCCACGGCGTCTGCATCGTGGAAACCGACTTCTCAACGAGCATCCGCCGAGGAATCGTCGGCTCAGTGATGCCCGCCACCACCTTGGATTTCATGAGCTTTCGCCATGGCATCCTCGGCTTCTTGGATTCGACCGCATCGTTGGCAGATGACGGAGAGTTGGGTGTACGAGAACGGATCGTTCGGTTCCAACTCGGTCACGCGTTTGGCGTGCCGGATGGCGTCGTCGTGCTGCCCGAGACGTTGCAGGTTGACACCCAACGCCATGTGGGTCAGGACGTGTTCTTCTTGGATGTCGAGGATCTCTTTCCAACGATTGACCGCCGCTTCCAAGTCACCCGATGATTTCAAACTGTTCCCGTCATCGTACATCGCGGACACCAACGCCCGTCGGAGTTCCGCGTGTGCGGGGTCTTGTTCCAAGCCAGACTTCCAATCGGCGATGGCAGCTTGCCGATCGCCTTCGTTCAGTTTTTGTTGGCCGGATTCGTACAACTCGTTCGCGGTAGACATGGTGCAGGACCGTGGTCAAATTTGTGGGGGAAGTAATCGGATTCGACAACCATCATAGTGAGACGACCGAACGTTTCCAATGTTCGTGGCCGCCCGATCGAAAGTTGCTTCGTCGAGCCCCATTTGTAACAGACCTTCTAATTTACCTGTTTCACGTGAAACGTGGGGTTTAACTCACCTTGTCGCTGAGGAGGGAGTGGATGTAGAATTCGCAACCCAAGCTAGAGAATGCAGCCCTGACGGTTCGATGAAACTATTAATCACACTTGAACGTGTGGTGCCGATTATTCCGCCATTCATTCCGAAGACGGATTCGCGGGTTCCAGCTTCGGACGATTTTTCAGATTCACCTTTGACAAGTAGGCATTGTGATCATGGACGATCAATCAACGCAACAACCAATGCGCCGCCGCTTGGGTCGCGGCTTGAATGCTTTGCTGGGGGGCAATGAACAGGAGTCACAAACGCTCGGCCATTTGGTCGGCGACGGTGGGCCGATCGAGCCTTCTGATCCGATCGAGAAAATCTCGGTTCGTTCGGTGCCGGTGGGGCAGATCGAACGGAATCCTTATCAACCTCGAAAAGAGTTCGATAAGGAAACGCTGAATGAATTAGCTGAGAGCTTGATCACTCACGGCGTGTTGCAGCCGCTGATTGTTCGGCCGTCGAACGGCAAGTTCCAACTGATCGCCGGGGAGCGTCGTTGGCTGGCGGCGACCGAAGCCGGCATCGAGACCGTTCCTTGTCGAGTCATGGAACTGGAAGACAAGGCCGTCTGCGAAGTCGCCATTGTCGAAAACGTGCAGCGGAAGGATCTGAGTGATCTGGAAAAGGCCGAGGCGTTCCAAGGGTACCTGGATCAATTCGGTGGAACCGCCGCCGACTTGGCGAAGCAACTCGGGATGAATCGTTCGACGGTATCGAACTTCATTCGTTTGCTGAGTTTGGCCGAGCCCGTGAAGAAGGCGTTGAATTCCGGCAAGATCTCCAATGGTCATGCACGGGCCATGTTGTCTCTGGACGCGGAAGCCCAAGCCGAAGTTTGTACCCAGGTGCAACGCGAATCGTTGACGGTTCGGAAGACGGAGGAAGCGGTCAAGGAGCTCCTCGGACGGACCACGCCTACAGAGGAAAACACCAACCCCAATACCGACGCCGACGAAACACCGGACACCGTTCCTTTTTCCACTCTGGCGAACGAAGCCGCCAGTTCAGAAAACGAAAACACATCGGAGGAATCCAACGGTTCGGACGAGCCATCTGAGGAGAACGAAGGCAAGACCAACCATATTCTTTCGTTGGAATCGCAGCTTCGCGAGACGCTCGGTGCGAAGGTCGACATCCGTGTGACCGGTAAGGACGAAGGCAAAATTACCGTTCATTTCGGATCGAACGAAGAGTTCGAACGGCTCGTTCGAGCACTCCGGTCAGCAGGCGTTGATGCTCACAAAGAGGCAGCGTAGCCCAGATTGATGAATGTACGGTGAACGGCAAAAATGAGTTTCAGATAAGTTCTTGAAGTTTCCAAAGTTTCGCGGGGAGCCGGTGGAAGTCATTTCTAGCGTCTGCTAGGTTGAGTTGGTAGCTCACTATTTGCGTTCAGAACTACTGACGAAATTAAAGGATTATGGCACACCTGCATCGAATTCAATTTCCCCCCGCGGACGGAAACGAACTCAGTCAGGACGAGGCGTTTTTTTATCTCGTGGAAGAAGAGGGCAAAAGACGCCTCCGGTTTCATGACTACGATCAAATTTACCTCCGACCTGGCTTGTACGAACAGATTTTCTACGAGCGGCTCAAATGTTCTTCGCCTCAGAAAGTTGGAGAGTTGCTCCGACGCACCCTGGAAGCGAGCGACAGAGCGATCAGCGAGCTTCGAGTTTTGGACTTGGGAGCTGGCAACGGGTTGATGGGGGAGGTTCTCAAGAACTACGGAGTTGCTCGACTCATCGGAGTGGACATCATCCAAGAAGCAAAGGTGGCAACCTTCCGCGATCGTCCCGGCATCTACGACGAGTATTACGTTGCGGACTTTACGGACCTATCCGATGACTTGATCGAAGAAATCTCGGACTGGTCGATCGATTGTCTGACATCCGTTGCGGCACTTGGTTTCGGCGACATCCCCACATCCGCGTTTTTACAGGCGATGCGATTTGTCAAAACCGGCGGTTATGTGGCGTTCAACATCAAAGAGACGTTTTTGGATGAATCGGATACTTCCGGTTTCTCGCGATTCATTCGGCAGCTGATCTGGTCGGAATATTTGAAAGTCAGCCACTTGGAGCGGTATCAGCACCGACTGTCGATGGAGGGAACACCGCTCTCGTACTACGCTCTTGTGGGACAGAAGGTCGCGGAAATTCCCGACGATTTCCTTGAAAAGCACGACATTCTGTAACCGAGTGCAACGGTCAAAATCAACTGAAGAGGTCGCTGAGTCGATGAGACTGAGCGACCTCTTTGAGTTTCCGCACCACATACGATTTGTGATTGGCAACCGCTTGTTCGCTGATGCCCAAACGGGCTGCCGTTGCTTGGTTGGAAAGCCCAGCCACGAACAATAATTCGATACACATCAGACGTTCGTATTGACCGCCGGATTGCCAGGACGCGATCAAATCTCGCAGGGCGTTTGCCAGCACGGTTTCTTCAGATCGCCGCCGTTCGTGGCTCCGCATGATGCTCGATGCGTGCCGTTGTTGACCCGGCATGTCTTGTGAAAGCCCCGCCGGTGCCAACGGAATTGTCGGCCGCCGTCCTTCGCGTCGGAGGTGATCGGTCAACTTGTGAGCGGTAATCGTAAACAGCCACGACTCGATTGGTGTGGTTTCGTCGTAGTTCGGCAGACTCACAAGGAAACCAAGAAACGCTTCCTGAACGACATCTTCCGCGGAACTTCGATCGCCAAGACGACTCACGGCGAATGCCAATAATCGTCCTTCATAGCGACCGATGAGTTCGCTCCAAGCCTCGCTGCTGCCTTCCCGAATGCTTGCAATTAGGTCGGAACCGATTCGCGAATTGGTTGGAGTACTCACGTAGAATCTACCCCAATTTCCTGTCAAAGATTGGTCGCTGACGCAGAGGTTGCATCATCTGCTCCAACGCGGGTGTTGTTGAAGCCACGATTAAGTGATGGACCGAGATGATTCCACTCGATCGAGGTTCGTTGTCGACTTCTCCGCCATCGCTGATTGCACGAGACGTTCGGCGAATTGGTGATCACGCTTGCGGGTTCGCAGTTGGATGATCCCACAGTCGTGACCAGGAATGTTTCGAGCCACCCGAAGTGTTGAGACACGAATCTGAACGATGTCGAATCGCCAACCTTGCTTGAGTTCCAATTCGTCAACTTCCACTAACGGCAGCCGAACGGTTTTCAGTTCCGAACGCAACAACCCCAACGTTCGGTCGGTGAGTTCATATTCCAAAAGCAGCGACCGGCCTTCGAGTCGCAACAACCCCACGGCCTTGGCAGCACCGAGCAACAAGGGAATGGTAAATGGCAAACTGGTATTCAAAACGATTCCTTCAATCGGGGGCGTGACTCTTCTGCATTGTAACGCCAGATGCAGTCGGCGGCAGCGAAAAAAAATGGGAACCACCCTGCGATCGTGCAAGGTGATTCCCGATGTTCGCATCATCCCAAACAAATGCCAATTTAGAAGTGCAGACCTTGGACCGAATCGGTCGCGATGACGTTCAAGACTTTGAGGAAACCGAGTCCTCCGGCAATTGCGAGACTCAGCAAACCGAGCTTAAGTCGACCTCGATAATTGCCATTGGTCCGCGAGTCCAC
Encoded here:
- a CDS encoding RNA polymerase sigma factor — protein: MSTPTNSRIGSDLIASIREGSSEAWSELIGRYEGRLLAFAVSRLGDRSSAEDVVQEAFLGFLVSLPNYDETTPIESWLFTITAHKLTDHLRREGRRPTIPLAPAGLSQDMPGQQRHASSIMRSHERRRSEETVLANALRDLIASWQSGGQYERLMCIELLFVAGLSNQATAARLGISEQAVANHKSYVVRKLKEVAQSHRLSDLFS
- a CDS encoding ClpP family protease → MSGAESVDRFSPMMRARGDYQRQRQMTIGDLLLENRIIFLDGVINDPVANLVVMKLLYLQSENRHQDVHLYVNSPGGSVTATMAMYDTMQFLECDIATYCVGLAASGGAIILAGGTKGKRYALPHSKMMIHQPYGQVGGQVSDIEIQAKDIIDTRQTLNEVLASHTGQPIDIIARDTDRDRYLTATEAKEYGLVDEVLSRSDKSKKDSE
- the clpP gene encoding ATP-dependent Clp endopeptidase proteolytic subunit ClpP, giving the protein MTVLVPYVIEKSGREERAMDIYSRLLKDRIIILGSQVNDQVANSLVAQMLFLQFEDDKADIHLYVNSPGGAITAGMAIYDTMQYITCDVNTYCIGQAASMGAVLLTAGASGKRNALPNSRIMIHQPLAGMEGTAAELEIHAKEVLRVKRRMNEILQKHTGRDLEELERDTDRDRFMTSEEAKEYGLIDNVLEHLEVPPPSEG
- a CDS encoding class I SAM-dependent DNA methyltransferase is translated as MAHLHRIQFPPADGNELSQDEAFFYLVEEEGKRRLRFHDYDQIYLRPGLYEQIFYERLKCSSPQKVGELLRRTLEASDRAISELRVLDLGAGNGLMGEVLKNYGVARLIGVDIIQEAKVATFRDRPGIYDEYYVADFTDLSDDLIEEISDWSIDCLTSVAALGFGDIPTSAFLQAMRFVKTGGYVAFNIKETFLDESDTSGFSRFIRQLIWSEYLKVSHLERYQHRLSMEGTPLSYYALVGQKVAEIPDDFLEKHDIL
- a CDS encoding ParB/RepB/Spo0J family partition protein, which produces MRRRLGRGLNALLGGNEQESQTLGHLVGDGGPIEPSDPIEKISVRSVPVGQIERNPYQPRKEFDKETLNELAESLITHGVLQPLIVRPSNGKFQLIAGERRWLAATEAGIETVPCRVMELEDKAVCEVAIVENVQRKDLSDLEKAEAFQGYLDQFGGTAADLAKQLGMNRSTVSNFIRLLSLAEPVKKALNSGKISNGHARAMLSLDAEAQAEVCTQVQRESLTVRKTEEAVKELLGRTTPTEENTNPNTDADETPDTVPFSTLANEAASSENENTSEESNGSDEPSEENEGKTNHILSLESQLRETLGAKVDIRVTGKDEGKITVHFGSNEEFERLVRALRSAGVDAHKEAA
- a CDS encoding tetratricopeptide repeat protein, whose protein sequence is MSTANELYESGQQKLNEGDRQAAIADWKSGLEQDPAHAELRRALVSAMYDDGNSLKSSGDLEAAVNRWKEILDIQEEHVLTHMALGVNLQRLGQHDDAIRHAKRVTELEPNDPFSYTQLSVICQRCGRIQEAEDAMAKAHEIQGGGGHH